DNA from Agarilytica rhodophyticola:
TAGATATCATACATGATATCTATTTTTTAAGTTGTCATTTAAAATTTGTGTCTATATGTGTAACTACAAAGCTTCTCAGCAGCATTGTAGTTTCACCGCTTGTAGGACACATCATTAGTCATTTGATATTGGCAAACCAATCTATCAGTAGCTCTATAAAGATAACGAGATAAATTACTAAATTAAAGTCATTACCAAAATATTAATTCGTACAATGCAAAAAAATTAACTCAATATAACTCAAATGATATATTTCGCGACAACTTCTTAAAATCGAAATGAATTGTCTGTTTTATTTTCTTTAATATGTTAGCCATGTTAGTTAAATTAATCTTATAAAAAACCTATATACACTTTTTATTACCCATCACCTGTTAATTATTATTTTAAGGTGAACAAAAATCAATCTAAAAAATAACACGTTAATCAAATTATTAATTTACAAACATTAACAATGTGTCGTCTAAAATTCTTTTTGCTGTAATAGCTGCTCTATTTAGTGTCGGCTTTCTTAGCACTCTTATACATTTACTGGCGCCAAAACAACATATTGGCGCAACAATCTTTTTTGGTGATATAAAACTGTATTGCTAGTTCATCCAGAATCTATACAATAATGCCGAAACGGGAAAAGCATTTATTATTTAATATATTAAGAAGCCTCTCACCTCAAATAATAACCCGGCCAAAATTAAATTTATTTCCAGACTCTAGAATGATGCATCGATGTAATTGAATATATTTTATAAATAATTTTTCAACGCAGCATTGACCTACCTACAAGGTGGCATGATTCGGTGCGGTCACCATTGTCTGATTTACTTATTCATTACTTATTATTGTTATTACTCGGGAGAAATGCAGTTGAAAAATCAGCAACTACACCAACCATTTTGTAAAACTCTGCTCGCTATAGCAGTGGCATCATTTATGCCAAATGCCTTCGCTCAAGATGTTGATTTTACACTTGAACAAATCGAGATTACCGGTACTCGTATTCTAGGCACAGATAATGATGTATCAGTTCAACCTGTAACTGTTCTTGATGGTGATTATTTGCGCGCTTCTGGTCGTCTAACTGCCGGAGATATACTTAACGAGTTACCTATGTTTGGTGATGGCCAACCAGGTGGTTCCAGTATTAATTCATTAAATGGTGGTTTCAGCGCTGATGCTCGAACGATCAACTTACGTAACTTGGGTGATAATCGTAGCTTGGTTTTAGTTAATGGTAGACGCCATGTTGGTGGAGATGTAGGCACATCTTCGGTTGATTTAAATAGTATACCTGTAGGCCTTATAGAGCGTGTAGAAATATTAACCGGTGGTGCCTCAGCAGTATATGGTGCTGACGCAGTAACGGGTGTAGTTAACGTTATTTTAAAAACAGATTTTGTAGGTAATGAATTCACCATTCGCGGCGGCGCCTCAGGCGAGGACGATGCCGAAGAAACAGCACTAAGTTTTACCCATGGTGGGGAATTTAAGTCTGGCGGTTATCAATTTTCATTGGAGTATTCAGATCAACAACCAGTGTTCGGTCGTGATAGAGACTTCGCCCAATTCGATGGTAGCGCAGCCACAGGCTTAAGCGCCGCCGCCAATGGTTCTGGTGTGACCCCCCAAGGTTCTTACATAAGTGCAGATTTGGGTAACGGTCGCTTTGATACCGATGGCAGCTATGTTCCAGGTTTAGCTTTGGAGAGATTTCAACGCGCGCCTACTCGCTCTTTGCTTAATGAAACAGAAAGATTTTTGATTTCTGGTCGAGTGGATTTCCAAGTGAGCGATAGTTCCGAGTTTTTTATTGAAGGAACTTATAATAATACTGAAACTGAAATTCAGTTCGATCCTCAATTGGCTATTTTTAGCGACGCAGGCTTTGCTTCTTCAGGCACCGCCGGCTTCCGCTTTCCCACTGCACCAACAGTAAACGTAGATGGCGTAAATACAACCAATAATTTGGGTGGAAATTTACGTGTATCTAACAGAAGGCTCGATGAGTACGGCCCACGTCGCGCTCAAGTTGAGCGTGAATTGACCCGTTTCGTATTTGGTCTTGAGGGCAACATTGGTAATGCAAATTATGAACTGTTTTATCAGTACGGGCAGGTTGATGCTACTCAAACAGACTTCGATACAATTGATAAGCAACGATTTATTACTGCAATAAATCCGCAAGAATGTGCTGCGACATCAGGCTGTGTATTTGCTGATATATATGGCCGCGGTACAATTGACCGAGCATCATTAGCCTATGTGGCGGATGATTTGGAAAGTGATAGTGAGAGTACTCAACATGTATTCGGTGGCTACGTTACAGGAGACGCATTTAAAATTGGCGGACGCAATGCTGCTTATGTTATCGGCTTTGAGTATAGAGACGAGTCTGCCACTATAGAACCAAATAGTGGTTTGCTTGCAGTGACTGACCCTGAAACAGGCTCTGGTAATCTCGTTGGTTTAAAGGGTACACGTACCTTCTTCGGTACCACCGATAGCAGCTACGATGTTTCTGAAGTTTTCGGTGAACTTAAATTACCACTAACAGCATTATTTGATGTTGGTGTATCAGCAAGGTTCTCAGATTATAGCTCTGTAGGTTCAGAGTTTACTGCAGGCCTCACAGCTGACTTAGCAGTAAATGAATATTTACGTTTCCGCAGCAGTGTTGGTTCGGCAACTCGTGCGCCAAATATTTTAGAGCTAGCCTCACCTGATGCTAGTATTACATCTGGTATCGCAGATCCATGTGACACGCTTGCCGATGACGGCTCGGCACTGACACCTTCAGCTAACTGTAGTCAATTGGTTGCCGCAAATTATAATCCTAGTGACTTGGATCAACAGATTCGAAGTGTTACTGGTGGTAATGAGAACCTGGATTCTGAAACAGCTATAACAGCTACCTTAGGTGCCGTACTTACTTTCAATTCAACCGTTATCTCTTTAGATTATTATCAAATATCTATGGAAGATGTATTGGCTGATGCATTTAGCCCTCAGGCAACTCTAAATCGTTGTGTTGACACATTAGATCCATTTTTCTGTAACAACATTACGCGAGATTCAACTTCAGGCTTCATTACTTCAATACGTAGTGAGCAAACTAACCTAGCAGAAGAAGATGTATCTGGTATAGAACTGTCGTTCAATCACGCATGGATACTGGGCGAAGGTGAATTAGAATGGTCAGGTGTTTACACTCACTTACTTGAGCATACAAGAAAAGTAAATGACTTAGCACAAGAGCAAGATCTTGCTGGCCGTGTAGACAATATTGAAAATAGAATCAACACTACTCTCCAGCTTACTCAGTCAAACTGGTATATCGGAATGACAGTGCGTCATTTAGATGATGCTGTACAAAGTATTGATGCTGATCCAACTATTGCACTGGGTAATGATATCGATGCCGTTACCTATCTCGATCTTTTTGCTGGCTACCAAGCGACACCTAAATTACTCATTAGTGCTGGCGTAGAAAACGTCACCGATGAGGAATCACCTATCGTAACACAGCTATACGAGAATAATGGTAGTGCCGATACAACTGCCCCTGGTATTTACGACGTGCGTGGTCTTTTTGGATATGTACAAGCATCTTATAAGTTCTAGAACATTATAAGGCTTCATTACAATGCCAAGGATGGCAGATCGAGGGAACTGTAGACCATACACTTGTCTATATTTATTAGCAGGTTTAGTATAAAGGGTATGAAGGGCTTGTCCCTAATTACTGATGCCTCATATAGCGCCCAATATATTGTACCTATTATATTGAAGCTATTTTGTTTGCACCGGGAGTGTATCTATTAATCCGGCGAGTATTCGTTCCACATTAATGGATAGATTTTAGTTAAGAGTATGTCTGTCTACCATTTAATATGAGGCATTTTAGCTTAACATGATAAAAAAAATTGAAACATTTTGTTTTTGTTTGTTTATTTTCATTGCCGCTGTTCCCACTTATGCCAATGAAGAAGCAACTGAAGCGTTAAACCCTCTGTTTGAGGTGATGGCAAAACGACTTTCAATAATGAAAGACGTGGCGTTATATAAATGGCACAATCACTTACAAGTAGAAGACCTATATCGTGAAGAGCGCATATTAGAAAGAACTACAGAAAAGGCCATATCACTAGGTTTGCAGCCAGCTTCCTCTCGCAACTTTTTCCAAATGCAAATGGATGCAGCTAAGGCTATTCAAATAGCATGGCATGAAAAATGGCGTAAGATGGATAATATCCAATTACCTGAAGGGCCCAATCTTAAAACTGAAATACGCCCTAGCCTCAATAGTTTAGGTGAAGAGATTATGCATTTGTTAGCTGCCGATTCAATTTGGCTAGCACAGTTGTCAAGCAAACAACTTTGTGATGCACTTATCCCCAAACTTGACGTGGAATTACTACCATTAGATGCAAAAATAAAAGTGTGCAAAAGTCTAAGTGAAATAAGACCTGTAGTGTCACCTTATTTATCATTTACAAATAGCAGCCAAGCTTTAAGTGGCTCCGCACAGCTAGAAGATCGATAATCTATCATTTAAAGCTACGCGAAAAAAAATACAAACTAAGGCGAAAAATAGTTCGCCTTAGTATCTCCTTCAACTATCTTACCCTTCCATTCGTTTGTATCTGCAAATTATCTAATAATATGAGGTCTTGCTCTTCAGGTAGAATAATGTCTGGTAAGAAAATAAAGAATTCGTCACCAATTTCTGTATATGTTTTTAACGTAACCTCACCTACAAAACCTGGAGGAAGCTCCCTCTGGTAGTGAACCGATTCACCCTCAACCTGCCCCATGATGGTTTCGGTATGATTATGAGTCCCTGACCAGCTCAGAAATAATACAGATGATCGAGGATCGTCATCACGTATATTATTCCGAAATTGAACCATATCAAACGATAATATAGGCTTTTTCATCTTCCTCGCATCAACACAGAAAGCCAGAGAAGCTGAATACTCATCGCCAGGAGCCGCTATATACCGATAAGCATTATCGATATCTGTACATGGTATAGCAACGCCGTCAAAAAAATC
Protein-coding regions in this window:
- a CDS encoding TonB-dependent receptor domain-containing protein — protein: MQLKNQQLHQPFCKTLLAIAVASFMPNAFAQDVDFTLEQIEITGTRILGTDNDVSVQPVTVLDGDYLRASGRLTAGDILNELPMFGDGQPGGSSINSLNGGFSADARTINLRNLGDNRSLVLVNGRRHVGGDVGTSSVDLNSIPVGLIERVEILTGGASAVYGADAVTGVVNVILKTDFVGNEFTIRGGASGEDDAEETALSFTHGGEFKSGGYQFSLEYSDQQPVFGRDRDFAQFDGSAATGLSAAANGSGVTPQGSYISADLGNGRFDTDGSYVPGLALERFQRAPTRSLLNETERFLISGRVDFQVSDSSEFFIEGTYNNTETEIQFDPQLAIFSDAGFASSGTAGFRFPTAPTVNVDGVNTTNNLGGNLRVSNRRLDEYGPRRAQVERELTRFVFGLEGNIGNANYELFYQYGQVDATQTDFDTIDKQRFITAINPQECAATSGCVFADIYGRGTIDRASLAYVADDLESDSESTQHVFGGYVTGDAFKIGGRNAAYVIGFEYRDESATIEPNSGLLAVTDPETGSGNLVGLKGTRTFFGTTDSSYDVSEVFGELKLPLTALFDVGVSARFSDYSSVGSEFTAGLTADLAVNEYLRFRSSVGSATRAPNILELASPDASITSGIADPCDTLADDGSALTPSANCSQLVAANYNPSDLDQQIRSVTGGNENLDSETAITATLGAVLTFNSTVISLDYYQISMEDVLADAFSPQATLNRCVDTLDPFFCNNITRDSTSGFITSIRSEQTNLAEEDVSGIELSFNHAWILGEGELEWSGVYTHLLEHTRKVNDLAQEQDLAGRVDNIENRINTTLQLTQSNWYIGMTVRHLDDAVQSIDADPTIALGNDIDAVTYLDLFAGYQATPKLLISAGVENVTDEESPIVTQLYENNGSADTTAPGIYDVRGLFGYVQASYKF
- the aroQ gene encoding gamma subclass chorismate mutase AroQ — translated: MIKKIETFCFCLFIFIAAVPTYANEEATEALNPLFEVMAKRLSIMKDVALYKWHNHLQVEDLYREERILERTTEKAISLGLQPASSRNFFQMQMDAAKAIQIAWHEKWRKMDNIQLPEGPNLKTEIRPSLNSLGEEIMHLLAADSIWLAQLSSKQLCDALIPKLDVELLPLDAKIKVCKSLSEIRPVVSPYLSFTNSSQALSGSAQLEDR